The Acidobacteriota bacterium genome includes a window with the following:
- a CDS encoding amidohydrolase family protein yields the protein MPRSILTAALLATACAVAARADAPGVYAIKGARIVTAAGAPLATGTVVIRDGFIEAVGGDVQPPAGARVIDGAGLTVYPGLIDMANTAAAEIPRQEQPRDLKTTEEVERWKRGTILRPQLEAAEYVKVDAPDLRKLASAGITTVLATPSGQVVKGRSALVNVMAPPEEAQIGAVADPRRGLVILKSPVALHVEFTPNPRPGDAYPASLMGVIAFVRQAFLDGQHHRAAVEHYTRVKGVGVPRPVHEPALDALQPALNRSLPVAFDADEGREVLRALSMAQQFNLDPIIVGGLEADTVPADLKARSARVIYSLNYPSRPKALAPGADEPLRALRARAGAARTPAALEKAGVLFAFGSDGLKEPKDFVKNASKTVREGLAAEAAIRALTINAARIAGVSDRLGSIEKGKIANLVVTQGDIFDEQAKVKHVFVDGRPVAIDEAPAAPARRGAR from the coding sequence ATGCCCCGGAGCATTCTCACCGCTGCGCTGCTCGCTACGGCGTGCGCCGTTGCGGCGCGTGCCGACGCGCCGGGCGTGTACGCCATCAAGGGCGCCCGCATCGTCACCGCGGCCGGAGCACCGCTCGCGACGGGTACGGTAGTCATCCGCGACGGCTTCATCGAGGCGGTGGGCGGCGACGTGCAGCCTCCCGCCGGCGCGCGCGTGATCGACGGCGCCGGCCTGACCGTGTATCCCGGGCTCATCGACATGGCGAACACCGCGGCCGCCGAGATCCCGCGTCAGGAGCAGCCGCGCGACCTGAAGACGACGGAGGAAGTCGAGCGATGGAAGCGCGGCACGATTCTTCGGCCGCAGCTCGAGGCCGCCGAGTACGTGAAGGTCGATGCGCCTGACCTGCGAAAGCTGGCGTCAGCCGGCATTACTACCGTGCTCGCGACGCCGTCCGGGCAGGTCGTGAAGGGGCGCAGCGCGCTCGTGAACGTCATGGCACCGCCCGAAGAGGCCCAGATCGGCGCCGTGGCCGATCCAAGACGCGGGCTCGTCATCCTCAAGTCGCCCGTGGCACTGCACGTCGAGTTCACGCCGAACCCGCGTCCGGGAGACGCATACCCGGCGTCGCTGATGGGGGTGATTGCGTTCGTCCGCCAGGCATTTCTCGATGGGCAGCACCACCGCGCGGCCGTGGAGCACTACACGAGGGTGAAGGGCGTGGGCGTGCCGAGACCTGTCCACGAGCCGGCGCTCGACGCGCTGCAGCCGGCGCTCAACCGAAGCTTGCCGGTGGCGTTCGACGCCGACGAGGGGCGCGAGGTGCTGCGCGCGTTGAGCATGGCGCAGCAGTTCAACCTCGACCCGATCATCGTGGGCGGTCTCGAGGCAGACACGGTGCCCGCCGATCTGAAAGCGCGGAGCGCCCGCGTGATCTACAGCCTGAACTACCCGTCGCGCCCCAAGGCGCTGGCTCCCGGGGCCGATGAGCCCCTGCGAGCCCTGCGCGCGCGGGCCGGCGCGGCGCGGACGCCGGCGGCGCTCGAAAAGGCCGGCGTGCTCTTCGCATTCGGATCCGACGGTCTCAAGGAGCCGAAGGACTTCGTGAAGAACGCGTCGAAAACGGTCAGGGAAGGGCTGGCCGCCGAGGCTGCGATCCGCGCCCTCACGATCAACGCGGCACGGATCGCCGGCGTCTCCGATCGGCTCGGCTCGATCGAGAAGGGCAAGATTGCCAACCTCGTGGTTACCCAGGGGGACATCTTCGACGAGCAAGCGAAGGTGAAGCACGTGTTCGTCGACGGGCGGCCGGTTGCGATCGACGAAGCGCCCGCGGCGCCGGCGCGGCGCGGTGCACGGTAG
- a CDS encoding amidohydrolase family protein — protein sequence MGWSNAKRPGLAIAVVAVLVSTAGWRSLYAQPARGGTTVAVRGATILTVTKGTIQNGTLVVRDGKIAAVGANVPIPPGAEVIDGTGTFVTPGIIDAHSHIAADSINEGGTTVSSMTGMEDVIDPTDVNIYRDLAGGTTTVNVLHGSANPIGGKNAVLKLRWGKTRPEELLLEGAMPGIKFALGENPKDMRQFGQTGPRRYPITRMGVEYVIRDAFTRAKAYQAAWKEYEKKKTSTPDAVPPAHDLQLEPLVEILEGRRLVHAHCYRADEILMLIRLADEMGFTIATFQHVLEGYKVAKEIAAHGAGASTFSDWWGYKIEAEDAIPHNAALMVRKGVLVSINSDSAEHSRRLNTEAAKSMHWGGLTEDEALALVTINPAKQLRLAHRIGSLEAGKDGDFVIWNRHPLSSYAIVERAYIDGIAYYDRHVEERKLTELQKEKTTLVAAEKDMGGASPGAGGAGPSGSPGGPEGSASQQSDGSTPQQPPQRPEVPASRIWAITNARIHPVTGATIERGTILIRGSKIEAVGTNVTVPAGAKTMDAAGADVYPGWINARTTLGLAEPGPRGFDDVNEMLEFNPHMRAIVAYQSDSDAIPVARANGVTSVAVVPSGGILGGQVAVVNLEGWTWEENAVKPVAGVSFQFPTIGRTGGFGGFGAPPDDRGYDELKKERDEKLDRLARLLDDARAYANVPKEQRRLDWALEALVPIVERRLPLFTAANREQDIRDAVAFADRARVRIVITGGLEAPLVSSLLKDKNIPVILGPVLTLPTREDMFHASTYQAAGELVRAGVKIAFATGDNSNVRQVPYHAAQSVAWGLSREDAIRALTIAAAEILGVADRLGSIEPGKDANLLVAKGDPLEVRTPVSAVVIAGRNVDLGNKHEALYERYTARP from the coding sequence GTGGGGTGGTCCAACGCGAAACGTCCGGGTCTCGCGATAGCCGTCGTCGCCGTGCTGGTGTCGACCGCGGGCTGGCGGAGTCTCTACGCGCAACCCGCGCGCGGTGGCACAACGGTCGCCGTCAGGGGCGCGACGATCCTGACGGTCACGAAAGGCACGATCCAGAACGGCACGCTCGTGGTCCGGGACGGGAAGATCGCCGCTGTCGGCGCGAACGTCCCGATCCCGCCCGGCGCGGAGGTAATCGACGGCACCGGCACGTTCGTGACGCCCGGCATCATCGACGCCCACTCCCACATCGCCGCTGATTCGATCAACGAAGGGGGGACGACCGTCAGCTCGATGACCGGCATGGAAGATGTCATCGATCCCACCGATGTGAACATCTACCGCGATCTCGCCGGCGGCACGACGACCGTCAACGTCCTGCACGGGTCTGCGAACCCGATTGGCGGCAAGAACGCGGTGCTCAAGCTGCGATGGGGCAAGACGCGCCCCGAGGAACTGCTGCTCGAGGGCGCCATGCCGGGCATCAAGTTCGCGCTCGGCGAAAACCCGAAGGACATGCGCCAGTTCGGGCAGACCGGCCCCCGCCGCTATCCCATCACGCGGATGGGCGTCGAGTACGTCATCCGCGACGCGTTCACGCGCGCGAAAGCCTACCAGGCGGCGTGGAAGGAGTACGAGAAGAAGAAGACCTCGACGCCCGACGCCGTGCCGCCGGCGCACGACCTGCAGCTCGAGCCCCTCGTCGAGATCCTCGAGGGCAGGCGCCTCGTTCACGCGCACTGCTACCGCGCCGACGAGATCCTGATGCTGATCAGGCTCGCCGACGAGATGGGCTTCACGATCGCGACGTTCCAGCACGTGCTCGAGGGCTACAAGGTCGCGAAGGAGATCGCGGCGCACGGCGCAGGCGCGTCCACGTTCTCCGACTGGTGGGGTTACAAGATCGAGGCGGAAGACGCGATCCCGCATAACGCCGCGCTGATGGTGCGAAAAGGCGTGCTCGTCTCCATCAACTCCGACAGCGCCGAGCACTCGCGGCGCCTCAACACCGAGGCCGCCAAATCAATGCACTGGGGCGGCCTGACCGAAGACGAGGCGCTCGCGCTCGTCACCATCAATCCCGCGAAGCAGCTGCGGCTCGCGCACCGGATCGGATCGCTCGAGGCGGGCAAGGACGGCGACTTCGTCATCTGGAATCGCCACCCACTCAGCTCCTACGCCATCGTCGAGCGCGCGTACATCGACGGCATTGCGTACTACGACCGCCACGTCGAAGAACGCAAGCTGACCGAGTTGCAGAAGGAGAAGACGACGCTCGTCGCGGCGGAAAAGGATATGGGCGGAGCGAGCCCTGGCGCCGGCGGGGCGGGCCCTTCGGGCTCGCCGGGCGGACCCGAAGGGTCCGCGTCGCAACAGTCCGATGGGTCCACCCCACAGCAGCCCCCACAGCGGCCCGAAGTGCCGGCTTCACGGATCTGGGCGATCACCAACGCCCGCATTCATCCGGTCACCGGCGCCACGATCGAGCGTGGCACGATCCTGATCCGCGGCTCGAAGATCGAGGCGGTCGGGACGAACGTGACCGTCCCGGCCGGCGCGAAGACGATGGACGCGGCGGGCGCTGATGTGTATCCCGGCTGGATCAACGCACGCACGACGCTCGGGCTCGCCGAGCCCGGCCCCCGCGGCTTCGACGACGTGAACGAAATGCTCGAGTTCAACCCGCACATGCGCGCCATCGTCGCGTACCAGTCGGATAGCGACGCCATCCCCGTCGCGCGCGCAAATGGCGTGACCTCTGTTGCAGTCGTACCGTCAGGCGGCATCCTCGGCGGCCAGGTTGCGGTCGTGAATCTCGAGGGTTGGACGTGGGAGGAGAACGCGGTGAAGCCGGTCGCCGGAGTCAGCTTCCAGTTTCCCACGATCGGCCGGACCGGCGGGTTCGGCGGTTTTGGCGCGCCGCCGGACGATCGTGGCTACGACGAGCTGAAGAAAGAGCGCGACGAAAAGCTCGACCGCCTCGCCAGGCTGCTGGACGACGCCCGCGCGTACGCGAATGTGCCGAAGGAGCAGCGGCGGCTCGATTGGGCGCTCGAGGCGCTGGTGCCGATCGTGGAGCGGCGCCTGCCGCTCTTCACCGCGGCGAACCGGGAGCAGGACATCCGCGATGCCGTCGCGTTTGCCGATCGCGCGCGGGTGAGGATCGTGATCACCGGTGGCCTGGAGGCGCCGCTCGTCTCGTCGCTGCTGAAAGACAAGAACATCCCGGTCATCCTCGGCCCGGTGCTGACGCTGCCGACCCGCGAGGACATGTTCCACGCGTCCACCTACCAGGCGGCGGGCGAGCTCGTGCGCGCGGGCGTGAAGATCGCGTTCGCCACCGGTGACAACTCCAACGTGCGGCAGGTCCCGTACCACGCCGCGCAGTCCGTTGCGTGGGGGCTCTCGCGCGAGGACGCGATCAGGGCGCTGACGATCGCCGCCGCCGAGATCCTGGGCGTCGCCGATCGGCTCGGCAGCATCGAGCCAGGCAAGGACGCGAACCTGCTCGTCGCGAAGGGAGACCCGCTCGAGGTCCGCACGCCGGTCTCCGCGGTGGTGATCGCCGGGCGGAACGTCGATCTCGGAAACAAGCACGAGGCGCTGTACGAGCGCTACACGGCGAGGCCGTAG